In Janthinobacterium sp. B9-8, the genomic stretch GTGGAGGTGGCGTTGTTACCTTAAGTATGGATAAAAAAAACAAAGCACGGATTTATACCCGTGCTTTGCCTAAAAACACCATTCATTCCCCAACTAATACCGCATCATCTTTCAACCAATAACCACTAGCCAGAAGTTGCTCCCGCACCTGAGCTCTGGCACGGTGCAAGCGGCTTTTGACTGCTTCCAGGCTCAGGCCCAGTTCGGCGGCTACCTCGGGTGCGGTCAGCTCGTGTACATCGCGCAGCAGCAAAACCTCGCGATAAATTGGGGTGAGCTGTTGCAATGCACGGGTTAAATCCATCCTCAGATCGGTGGGGACAAGCGGTGAATGAGGCATGTCATGTGGTGCCAGCTCGTCCAGCGATTCGGCATATTTTTGGCGGCGAAACAGGCGATAGCACTCGCGCTCTACAATGCGAAACAACCAGCTCGCAAACGTGGCCACGGTGCGCAACGCACCAATCTGGCGATAAAGCTGCCAAAGCGCAATCTGCACCGCATCTTCGGCGTCCTCGGTGCTTGAGCAAGTGCGACGGGCAAAGCGTTTTAAGTCGGGCTGGCAAGCGGTAAGCAAATCTGCAATCGCTTCCGAGTCACCCAAGCGGGCGGCTTCAATCAATTGTACTCTGGCATGGATCATGTTTATTTTTCCAAGTAGCGGCGGCCAACGAGCGCGCAGGCCGGGCAAAATCCCACAAAGGCAGTAAGTATCATCGTGGCGGCTGTTGCCCCTGCGAGCCAGCTGACAATACCGGCAGTCAGCTCCGCCCAAACAGCCCAGCCGATGACTAAGCCAAGTGCGATACGAAGAACGCGTTCCCAGAGGGGAAGATTGCGTTTGATGAAGAACATGGTGAATTCCTAGTTTGAAATGGATGACCTCTACTAGAGTCGGCAAAATTCAAAATGGATTCAGCATCAATCAAAAAAATTACGGGTCGGGGCGATTTTTCTTTGGCGTTACACTAGATATCAGGCAAATAAACGATAGCCCAAGTGAGCAAGCTTATTCCCCCAATCTAATCCTCGATAGCTACGGTTAAACACCTCGCTCGCTTACAATAAACCTTGCTTGTACTTATTGCCTCCAGTAATCTCGATAAAAGCCGAAGTTTTCTGTCAAATCAGCTACATAAGAGAATATGAATGAGAGATCCAATCCAGCAGGGAAACACCTTCGCGGCTCGGCCTTTAAATAGGGGAGACTACAAAACCTTGGGCTTGGCATCACTTGGTGGTGCCTTAGAGTTTTACGATTTTATTATTTTTGTATTTTTCACTGTTGTTTTAGGCAAGCTTTTCTTTCCGCCTGATATGCCCGATGCACTCAGGCAGGTTCAGACCTTTAGTATTTTTGCCGCAGGCTATCTGGCCCGCCCGCTGGGTGGCATTGCGATGGCGCATTTTGGTGATTTGCTTGGGCGCAAAAAAATGTTCACCCTCAGTATTATGATGATGGCCTTGCCCACGCTGATGATTGGCTTACTGCCCACCTATCAGCAAATCGGTATCTGGGCCCCCATCTGTTTGCTGGCCTTACGTATTTTACAAGGCGCAGCGATTGGTGGCGAAGTACCCGGGGCTTGGGTGTTTGTGGCCGAACATGCGCCCGAACGCCATACAGGCCTAGCTTGCAGCTTAATTACCTCGGGCCTGACGCTGGGCATTTTATTAGGTGCATTGATCGCCATGACGATGAATAGCCTGTTTAGCCCAGCCGAGCTAGAAGCATGGGCCTGGCGTGTGCCTTTCTTAATTGGCGGTGTATTTGGCTTGGTAGCCATGTATTTACGCAAATGGCTGCATGAAACGCCGGTTTTTTTAGAGCTGCAAGCCAAAAAACATCTGGCGACCGAGCTACCGCTAAAGCAAGTGCTGCGAGATCATCGCCTCAGCATTGCTATTTCTATGCTGGCCACCTTTTTACTTGCGGTGGCAATTGTGGTCGCTATTTTGATGACGCCGGCTTATTTACAAAAACAATTCGCGGTATTGCCCGTTGATGCCTTAAGGGCTAATTGCTATGCCATCGTGGCGCTAAGTTTGGGTTGTGTGGTGGCGGGCTGGGCAGCAGACAAACTAGGCACTGGCCTGACGATTCTGATCGGCAGCATCTTGCTAGGCAGCAGCAGCTACGCGTTTTATCACACCATGAGCCATGACACGAGCCAGCTCGCCCTGCTCTACCCGCTAATGGGATTTACCGTGGGGATTGTTGGCGCAGTGCCGCTCTTGATGATTAAAGCCTTCCCCGCAGCCATTCGCTTTAGCGGTTTATCTTTTTCTTATAATGTGGCCTATGCCTTTGCTGGGGGCCTAACGCCGGTTATTTTATCCTTCTGGATTAAATACGATGTGCTGGCCCCCAGCTATTATCTTTTGCTACTTAGCATCATCGGAACGGGATTGGGCGGCTACTTAATCGCAAATCAAGGTCAGCAGCTTAAACACAGTATTCGATAAAAAAGCCGTCCCTTACTCAACAAGGGACGGCTTTTTTCAAAAGAATAAGGCTGTAGGTAGTTAGGCATAACTTATCAAGCATTATTAAAATGCAAAAGCATGTATTTTCTTAGGGTGTGCAAGCGCTTTTCTTGCGCACCGGCCCTTGGTGCGCAACGACTTCGTCGTTTCACACCCTAAGAAAAACGCATAATTTAAAAAGGT encodes the following:
- a CDS encoding RNA polymerase sigma factor encodes the protein MIHARVQLIEAARLGDSEAIADLLTACQPDLKRFARRTCSSTEDAEDAVQIALWQLYRQIGALRTVATFASWLFRIVERECYRLFRRQKYAESLDELAPHDMPHSPLVPTDLRMDLTRALQQLTPIYREVLLLRDVHELTAPEVAAELGLSLEAVKSRLHRARAQVREQLLASGYWLKDDAVLVGE
- a CDS encoding YgaP family membrane protein; translation: MFFIKRNLPLWERVLRIALGLVIGWAVWAELTAGIVSWLAGATAATMILTAFVGFCPACALVGRRYLEK
- a CDS encoding MFS transporter gives rise to the protein MRDPIQQGNTFAARPLNRGDYKTLGLASLGGALEFYDFIIFVFFTVVLGKLFFPPDMPDALRQVQTFSIFAAGYLARPLGGIAMAHFGDLLGRKKMFTLSIMMMALPTLMIGLLPTYQQIGIWAPICLLALRILQGAAIGGEVPGAWVFVAEHAPERHTGLACSLITSGLTLGILLGALIAMTMNSLFSPAELEAWAWRVPFLIGGVFGLVAMYLRKWLHETPVFLELQAKKHLATELPLKQVLRDHRLSIAISMLATFLLAVAIVVAILMTPAYLQKQFAVLPVDALRANCYAIVALSLGCVVAGWAADKLGTGLTILIGSILLGSSSYAFYHTMSHDTSQLALLYPLMGFTVGIVGAVPLLMIKAFPAAIRFSGLSFSYNVAYAFAGGLTPVILSFWIKYDVLAPSYYLLLLSIIGTGLGGYLIANQGQQLKHSIR